The Musa acuminata AAA Group cultivar baxijiao chromosome BXJ2-2, Cavendish_Baxijiao_AAA, whole genome shotgun sequence genome has a segment encoding these proteins:
- the LOC135605541 gene encoding metacaspase-1-like: MVAPRRESPREECEAGRETKMWSRRNKTARCSGCDVLLVVPPQARAIRCAACLAITDVGSSQDPVRQAMGFLKSVVMNISNGIGSLNSSSSSSGSSSQGYPITSPPPSFPRVRGKKRAVLVGISYVGRRYELKGTVNDVNCMRYLLIERLGFPAEGILVLTEEERGPSRVPTKENLRMAMRWLVSGCESGDSLVFHFSGHGVQRLDPSGDEVDGFDEALCPLDFEANGTILDDEINETLVRPLPRGVKLHALVDACHSGTVLDLPYLCRLSRAGYYQWEDHNPPSGTWKGTNGGLAILLSGCDDHQTSADTSALAGSTSTGAMTYSFIQAIENEPGTTYGRLLTAMRSAIREASTGIRMSGPIVSLMRKVFNFGLTQEPQLSSSEMFDIYRKPFLL; this comes from the exons ATGGTGGCGCCTCGCAGAGAGAGCCCACGAGAGGAATGTGAAGCTGGAAGGGAGACGAAGATGTGGAGCAGAAGAAACAAAACGGCCAGGTGCAGCGGCTGCGACGTGCTACTGGTCGTACCGCCGCAAGCTCGGGCCATTCGCTGCGCCGCCTGCCTCGCCATCACCGACGTGGGGAGCTCCCAAGACCCGGTCCGGCAAGCCATGGGCTTCCTCAAGTCCGTGGTCATGAACATCTCCAATGGCATCGGCTCCCTCAACTCTTCGTCGTCGAGCAGCGGCTCCAGCTCCCAAGGCTATCCCATCACTAGTCCGCCGCCGAGCTTTCCCCGGGTGCGGGGGAAGAAGAGGGCGGTTCTCGTCGGCATAAGCTACGTCGGGCGGCGGTACGAGCTCAAGGGGACGGTGAATGACGTGAACTGCATGAGGTACCTGCTGATTGAGAGGCTTGGGTTCCCTGCGGAAGGCATCCTGGTCCTCACCG AGGAGGAGAGGGGCCCGTCCCGGGTGCCGACGAAGGAGAACCTGCGGATGGCGATGCGGTGGCTGGTGAGCGGGTGCGAGAGCGGCGATTCGCTCGTGTTCCACTTCTCGGGCCACGGCGTGCAGCGGCTGGACCCCAGCGGCGACGAGGTGGACGGCTTCGACGAGGCGCTCTGCCCCCTAGACTTCGAGGCCAACGGCACCATCCTGGACGACGAGATCAACGAGACGCTCGTCCGGCCGCTCCCCCGAGGCGTCAAGCTCCATGCGCTCGTCGATGCCTGCCACAGTGGCACAGTCCTCGACCTCCCCTACCTCTGCCGATTATCCAG GGCAGGGTATTACCAGTGGGAGGATCACAACCCACCATCAGGTACATGGAAGGGCACGAATGGGGGATTGGCTATTTTGCTCAGTGGTTGTGATGACCACCAGACTTCTGCAGATACCTCA GCTTTGGCAGGCTCGACATCTACGGGTGCCATGACTTATAGTTTCATACAAGCCATTGAGAATGAACCAGGAACTACTTATGGTCGCCTGTTGACAGCCATGCGCTCTGCTATTCGGGAGGCCAGCACAGGCATTCGCATGAGTGGCCCAATTGTTTCTCTTATGAGGAAGGTGTTCAACTTTGGGTTAACCCAG GAGCCTCAGCTATCTTCTTCAGAGATGTTTGACATTTACCGCAAGCCATTTCtcctgtag
- the LOC103976095 gene encoding uncharacterized protein LOC103976095, whose protein sequence is MNHCLTPSIAFLLFSAQHPSKTACLSSPPPHPSLSLSLSPVNGKEESGNQIRFRAFSSPSVGGMGSKGGVAPPPSVVCCMCGDHGLAQELFRCKVCLVRCQHKYCSDLYPKAQSYGACNWCLREEGAKSLAKEAVKDPNTSVSSSTNIDVGNGSSGSGGVELHHRVFSSQLHKPIKRPKLLNRSASDVTDRSRSGELSPGSRRARQAFRGKVRRYKLLEEFSS, encoded by the exons ATGAACCATTGCCTAACCCCATCCATCGCTTTCCTTCTCTTTTCCGCTCAACATCCTTCCAAAACTGCCTGtctttcctctcctcctccccatccatctctctctctctctctctcgccagtGAACGGAAAGGAAGAGAGCGGCAATCAGATCAGATTCCGAGCCTTTTCTTCTCCTTCGGTGGGTGGGATGGGGAGCAAAGGAGGAGTCGCGCCACCACCCTCGGTGGTCTGTTGCATGTGCGGGGATCACGGGTTGGCGCAGGAGCTCTTCCGGTGCAAGGTCTGCCTTGTCCGGTGTCAGCACAA GTATTGCAGCGATCTCTACCCAAAAGCCCAATCCTACGGAGCATGCAATTGGTGCCTGAGGGAGGAAGGAGCCAAATCTCTTGCAAAAGAAGCCGTCAAGGATCCCAACACCTCAGTCTCTTCTTCCACCAACATTGATGTCGGCAACGGCAGCAGTGGGTCAGGAGGAGTCGAGCTTCATCATCGAGTCTTCTCATCGCAGCTccacaagcctatcaagagacccAAGCTGTTGAACCGATCTGCTTCGGATGTCACCGACCGGAGTCGATCCGGAGAGCTCTCTCCGGGCTCTCGTAGGGCAAGGCAGGCCTTCAGGGGAAAGGTAAGAAGGTATAAACTCTTAGAGGAGTTCTCTAGCTAA
- the LOC135582297 gene encoding uncharacterized protein LOC135582297 isoform X1 encodes MVSVSVSLQAALSPEERRTCPDLQDFFSRKRKRRDGEESQGNKEPKLVKDEEEEEDTELDLDAPLPSEWQRCLDLKISIVQSGAIHFYNTRTHRRTAMDPRLSSLEPPSSRPRLDLELNLEPPGSHLYGAEGDLVKQDACNSEDDEMVATACMRCHMLVMMSKASLSCPSCKFVHPPNHSFSALCTPAFKLVCCKDQYSN; translated from the exons ATGGTGTCGGTGTCGGTGTCGCTGCAAGCGGCCCTTTCGCCGGAGGAGAGGAGGACATGCCCCGACCTCCAGGATTTCTTCTCCAGGAAAAGGAAGCGCAGAGATGGAGAAGAGAGCCAAGGTAACAAGGAGCCCAAGCTGGtgaaggacgaggaggaggaagaggacaccGAGCTGGATCTCGACGCTCCCTTGCCTTCGGAATGGCAACGCTGCCTCGATCTCAAG ATTTCGATTGTGCAGTCGGGAGCGATACACTTCTACAACACCAGGACGCACCGGAGGACCGCCATGGATCCCAGGCTGAGCAGCTTGGAGCCACCGAGCTCGCGGCCGAGGCTGGACCTGGAGCTCAACCTCGAGCCGCCGGGGAGCCACCTCTACGGAGCAGAAGGAGATCTGGTGAAGCAGGATGCATGCAACTCCGAGGACGACGAGATGGTGGCGACGGCCTGCATGCGCTGCCACATGCTGGTCATGATGAGTAAGGCATCCTTATCGTGCCCCAGCTGCAAGTTCGTGCACCCACCAAATCACAGCTTCTCGGCGTTGTGCACGCCAGCTTTCAAGCTTGTGTGTTGCAAGGATCAGTACTCCAATTAG
- the LOC135604817 gene encoding pentatricopeptide repeat-containing protein DOT4, chloroplastic-like — MLLVNSGAVAQLTAAITGTPAAAAAALPSSAIHRQVKLHQGDNAPQRRPRDPSVVLAFDEKPERAAPDPDAALIRQRGREGRPLEALALFRESISSGLHEPDDLSVAAVLNCCATLGAIRSGREVHGVMIRRTQQKTHACSSETSLVSFYAKCGILSQAREVFDQMTERDVVAWTVMLKAYADREGYEIEMMHLFADMLHQGMTPNCHTLSVVLGSAPLELGEQLHAWIVKLSLDSDAFIGSSLVDVYARNGNLGLAQLVFDRIQLKDVVCYNCLILGYGRTGVIEGLVSLFVEMCLVELAPNQSTFVGLLSGCAFSGFISLSKQFHAQAIVRGFDLDEVIQGIIVDMYAKCGNIEAAHAAFNGASIKQNVAIWNSMICGYGKHGNTEEALRTFNFMVSALIQPDHITFICLLSACSHSGLVDEGWRLFCLMHDFYGIPAREEHYSCMVDLFGRTGRLNDAYELISRSMFKFTPSLWGALLSACRVHGNTNMGEVAARKLFELEPECSGSYVALANIYAAGGQWEEANAVREIMDDRNIRKDTGCSWIEVGGLVHKFRAGGGIRDHNCMEEVYLMCHTLYSCVCDQFYPEIVNITS, encoded by the coding sequence ATGCTGCTAGTAAACAGTGGTGCCGTCGCGCAATTAACCGCGGCCATCACCGGTACCCCGGCGGCAGCCGCGGCCGCCCTTCCTTCCTCCGCTATCCACAGGCAGGTCAAGCTACATCAGGGGGACAACGCACCTCAGCGACGCCCGCGCGATCCTTCCGTCGTCTTGGCGTTCGACGAAAAGCCCGAGAGAGCCGCTCCTGACCCTGACGCCGCCCTCATCCGGCAGCGCGGTCGCGAAGGCCGGCCGCTTGAGGCCCTCGCCCTCTTCCGCGAGTCCATCTCGAGCGGCCTCCACGAGCCCGACGACCTCTCCGTCGCGGCCGTACTTAACTGCTGCGCTACTCTCGGGGCCATCCGATCCGGGAGGGAGGTGCACGGAGTCATGATCAGGAGGACGCAACAAAAAACTCACGCATGCTCCTCCGAGACCTCTCTCGTCAGCTTCTATGCTAAATGTGGTATTCTATCGCAGGCCCGAGAGGTGTTCGACCAAATGACCGAAAGGGATGTTGTTGCTTGGACCGTCATGCTAAAGGCCTATGCCGATAGAGAGGGCTACGAGATAGAAATGATGCATTTGTTTGCGGATATGCTGCATCAAGGCATGACACCAAATTGCCACACCCTCAGTGTTGTTCTGGGCAGCGCTCCACTTGAGCTGGGGGAACAGCTCCATGCATGGATAGTCAAGTTAAGCTTGGATTCTGATGCTTTCATTGGAAGCTCATTGGTCGATGTCTATGCCAGAAATGGAAACCTGGGTCTTGCTCAGCTGGTTTTTGATAGGATTCAACTGAAGGATGTGGTTTGCTACAACTGTTTAATATTAGGGTATGGTCGAACTGGGGTTATAGAGGGTCTTGTTTCTCTGTTTGTGGAGATGTGTTTGGTTGAATTGGCGCCAAATCAATCTACATTTGTTGGATTACTTAGCGGATGTGCATTTTCTGGGTTCATTAGCCTGTCAAAGCAGTTTCATGCACAAGCAATAGTGAGGGGCTTTGATCTGGATGAGGTTATCCAAGGCATCATTGTTGATATGTATGCAAAGTGTGGAAATATAGAAGCTGCCCATGCTGCGTTTAATGGAGCTAGCATTAAGCAGAATGTTGCCATTTGGAATTCAATGATTTGTGGATATGGGAAGCATGGGAACACCGAGGAGGCTCTTAGAACTTTTAATTTCATGGTCTCAGCTTTGATTCAACCTGATCACATTACGTTCATTTGCCTCTTATCAGCTTGCAGCCACTCGGGATTGGTTGATGAGGGTTGGAGATTGTTCTGTTTGATGCATGACTTTTATGGTATACCAGCTAGAGAGGAGCATTATAGCTGCATGGTGGATCTCTTTGGACGGACAGGAAGATTGAATGATGCCTATGAGCTTATAAGCAGGTCTATGTTCAAGTTTACACCATCACTATGGGGAGCATTACTGAGTGCTTGTAGAGTCCATGGAAATACTAATATGGGAGAAGTTGCAGCAAGGAAGCTGTTTGAGCTAGAACCAGAATGCTCGGGATCATATGTTGCATTGGCTAACATCTATGCTGCTGGAGGGCAGTGGGAGGAAGCCAATGCTGTCAGAGAAATAATGGATGATAGGAATATAAGGAAAGATACCGGCTGTAGTTGGATtgaggttggtggattggtgcatAAGTTTAGAGCAGGAGGTGGAATTAGGGATCATAACTGCATGGAGGAGGTATATTTGATGTGTCATACAttatattcttgtgtttgtgatcaGTTTTATCCTGAAATTGTAAATATCACTTCCTGA
- the LOC135582297 gene encoding protein CURLY FLAG LEAF 1-like isoform X2, whose translation MVSVSVSLQAALSPEERRTCPDLQDFFSRKRKRRDGEESQGNKEPKLVKDEEEEEDTELDLDAPLPSEWQRCLDLKSGAIHFYNTRTHRRTAMDPRLSSLEPPSSRPRLDLELNLEPPGSHLYGAEGDLVKQDACNSEDDEMVATACMRCHMLVMMSKASLSCPSCKFVHPPNHSFSALCTPAFKLVCCKDQYSN comes from the exons ATGGTGTCGGTGTCGGTGTCGCTGCAAGCGGCCCTTTCGCCGGAGGAGAGGAGGACATGCCCCGACCTCCAGGATTTCTTCTCCAGGAAAAGGAAGCGCAGAGATGGAGAAGAGAGCCAAGGTAACAAGGAGCCCAAGCTGGtgaaggacgaggaggaggaagaggacaccGAGCTGGATCTCGACGCTCCCTTGCCTTCGGAATGGCAACGCTGCCTCGATCTCAAG TCGGGAGCGATACACTTCTACAACACCAGGACGCACCGGAGGACCGCCATGGATCCCAGGCTGAGCAGCTTGGAGCCACCGAGCTCGCGGCCGAGGCTGGACCTGGAGCTCAACCTCGAGCCGCCGGGGAGCCACCTCTACGGAGCAGAAGGAGATCTGGTGAAGCAGGATGCATGCAACTCCGAGGACGACGAGATGGTGGCGACGGCCTGCATGCGCTGCCACATGCTGGTCATGATGAGTAAGGCATCCTTATCGTGCCCCAGCTGCAAGTTCGTGCACCCACCAAATCACAGCTTCTCGGCGTTGTGCACGCCAGCTTTCAAGCTTGTGTGTTGCAAGGATCAGTACTCCAATTAG